One Streptomyces umbrinus genomic window, TGCCTTCAGGTCGATGCTGTCGGCGAGCGCCCGCATGCCCGCGTCGTTGAAGTGGAGGTGGTCGCCGGGGTCGTAGGCGGCCAGCATGCGGGACGGCCTGGACGGGTCGCGGACCACGGCGTCGAAGTCCGCGACCGCGTCGAACAGTCCCCCGGTACGGATGAGCCGGTTGACCTCCTGCCGTACGCGCTCACGCTTGTCCGTGTATCCGCCGTAGCCGCCGAACGGGGTGAGCGTGGCCCCCACGACCCGGATGCCGCGGGCGTGGGCGCGCCGCACGATCTCTCGGTACGCGGCGCCGAGGGCGGCCGGGTCGGTCTGGTTCGGCGCGCTCTTGATGTCGTTGATGCCCTCCATCACGATCAGCGTGCGCACGCCGGTACGGGAGAGGACGTCGGCGTCGAACCGGGCCAGGGCGCTGGGGCCCCGGCCTTCGAGCAGCAGGCGGTTTCCGGCTACTCCCGCGTTCAGGACGCCCTGTTGCCGGCGCGCGGGCAGAGCGCGGATGCGCTCGGCGAGGCGGTCGGGCCAGCGTCTGTTGGCACTCGGTGTCGAGCCGGAGCCGTCGGTGAGGGAGTCGCCCAGCGCGACCACGCTCCCTGCGGGCTCCGGGCGCCGTACGTCGACTCCTGTCACGTAGTACCAGGAGCGTGTCGTTGCCGTGAACGCCGTACCTCTCGTGTTGGCGACGCGATTGCCTTTCGGGGCGATGAAGTTCGTCTGCAGGGCGTCTCGGTGGTAGGTGGCCGGGCCCGGCTCTCCGGGCGTGTGGAGGGTGACTAGGAGGTTCGTGGCTGCCGGGACAGTGAGCGTCACGGCGTCGCTCACCGCGTCCCTGCCCACCGGCACGGTGACCTTCTTCCGGCCGCCGAACGTGAGTGTGCGCATCGTGCCGGGGAGGGCGTCCGGGCTCTTGGGGGCGTTGCGCGCCTGCCGGGCGAGGGTGGCTCCGCCGAGTGTCAGCGGGAGAGTGCCGAGGCGGTTCGAGATCCGTACGCGGACTGCCGTGCCGCCGATGCTTGTGTGGACGATGTTGCGGATCGAGGCCCCGGGAAGGGCTGGTGCGGTACCGGAGGCCGAGCCTTCCCAAGTGCCCGTCCAGTGCGCGGGGGCCGTCCGCGCGAGGGGCTCCCGGCCTCCGTGGGCGACCCCCGTACCCATCAGCGTGAGCGTCAGCGCTCCGGCCACGGCAACCAGCGTCTGTCTGACCATGCGTCACTGCCTTCCGCCGACGGAGCCCGGCCACAGGTGCGGGTCTCCGGACCTAGGGCCAGGATCCGATGCGCGGGGCGTGAAATCCGTGTTTGGCTGCAGCTATGACCGCATTCAGTGAAGCCGAACGGGTGTACCTAAAGTCCCAGCGGCTGGGCCGGCTGGCCACCGTCGATCAGCATGGGCAGCCGCAGGCCAACCCTGTGGGCTTCTTTCCGCAGGACGACGGCACGATCCTCGTCGGCGGATACGCCATGGGCACCACCAAGAAGTGGCGCAACCTCCAGAAGAACCCCAAGGTCGCCCTCGTCGTCGACGACATCGTCAGCCTCCGCCCCTGGAAGGTGCGCGGCGTGGACATCCGGGGCGAGGCCGAACTCCTCACGGGGCCGCATGAGTTGGGCCCGCACTTCAGTGAGGAGCTGATCCGGATTCACCCTCGGCGGATCCACAGTTGGGGGTTGGAGGAGGGCTGAGGCTGAGGGCTGGGCGGGCCTCTATTGTCCTTCCAGCCTCAGCAGCTGCAGCTTTCGTTCCAGGCCGCCCGCGTAGCCCGTGAGCGATCCGTCTGCGCCGATCACTCGATGGCACGGGCGGACGATCAGCAGCGGGTTGGCACCGATCGCTCCGCCTACGGCCCGCACTGCGGCGCGCGACGCGCCGATCCGTGCGGCGATCTCTCCGTACGTGGTGGTCGCCCCGTAGGGGACGGAGTCGAGGGCGTCCCAGACCTGCTCGCGGAACGCGGTACCGCTCGCCTTCAACTCCAGCTCGAACTCCTTGAGTTCACCGGCGAAGTAGGCCGCGAGCTGTTCTCGGGCGTCCCGGAAGAGCTCGGGCGCGGGGTGCCAGTCCGGCTGGACTGTGCGTCCGCCCTTCTGTCCTGGGACCGAGAGGGACGTCAGGGACCCGGACTCGTCTGCTGTGAGCAGGAGTTGGCCTACGGGGCTGTCGAGCTGGGCGTATGGGATGTTCGTCATGATCGGTGCTCTTCCAGCTCGCTCGCGGTGGGTGGGGTCTGGCCGGCCGCCCTCAGATGGTGCAGGGCGTAGGAGCGCCAGGGGCGCCAGGCGTCGGGGACGTCCTCGTCCGGTGGTGCCGCGTCGGGGTCGCCCAGGGCCCGGGTGCGGATGACTGCCACGGTCCGTGGATCCATGCCGGGCAGGGCGAGCAGCGTGGCCTGCGCCTCCTCGCGGTCGGCACCCGGGTCGAGCCTCAGGCTGCCGTCGGCGAGCGCTGTGGCGAGGGCGCCGAGCGTGCCGCCCGTCTCCGCGAGTGCGGCCGGCTCGGGGAAGACATGTGTGAGCGTTCCGCAGGGCGCGTCGAGGCTCTTCCCGTACTCCCGCACGAGGCGCTCGGCCTCGTCCCGGCCGACCAGCGCGCGCACAGCCAGCTCCTCCGGGTCGGCGGCCCCTGGTGAACGCAGTCCGGGTCTGGCCGCCACCAGCGGCGCGAGTCGCTCGTCGGCTCCCAGGCGTTCGTCCACCGCGTACGGATCGGAATCCAGGTCGAGGAGCCGCCGCAGGCGCTGCACTGCGGTGGTCAGATCGCGCAGGTCGGTGAGGTGCAGCCTGGCGTCCAGCCAGCCGCCTGCGTGGGCGGAGGCTCCGGACGGGCGTTCGCCGACAGCCACGATGCCTGTGCCGTACGGCAGCCGCAGGGTCCGGCGGTAGGTACGGAATCCCGCGCCACCGGTCACTTCTTCAACACCGGCGACAGCCTCTGCGGCCAGCAGATCGAAGACCTCAGCGGCCTGGTACGGGCCGCGGTACGCCAGGCGCAACGGGATCCCCGCCGACGGAGTGGCCGCGCGACGCGAGGCGGCGCCG contains:
- a CDS encoding SGNH/GDSL hydrolase family protein, with amino-acid sequence MVRQTLVAVAGALTLTLMGTGVAHGGREPLARTAPAHWTGTWEGSASGTAPALPGASIRNIVHTSIGGTAVRVRISNRLGTLPLTLGGATLARQARNAPKSPDALPGTMRTLTFGGRKKVTVPVGRDAVSDAVTLTVPAATNLLVTLHTPGEPGPATYHRDALQTNFIAPKGNRVANTRGTAFTATTRSWYYVTGVDVRRPEPAGSVVALGDSLTDGSGSTPSANRRWPDRLAERIRALPARRQQGVLNAGVAGNRLLLEGRGPSALARFDADVLSRTGVRTLIVMEGINDIKSAPNQTDPAALGAAYREIVRRAHARGIRVVGATLTPFGGYGGYTDKRERVRQEVNRLIRTGGLFDAVADFDAVVRDPSRPSRMLAAYDPGDHLHFNDAGMRALADSIDLKALAG
- a CDS encoding PPOX class F420-dependent oxidoreductase gives rise to the protein MTAFSEAERVYLKSQRLGRLATVDQHGQPQANPVGFFPQDDGTILVGGYAMGTTKKWRNLQKNPKVALVVDDIVSLRPWKVRGVDIRGEAELLTGPHELGPHFSEELIRIHPRRIHSWGLEEG
- a CDS encoding methylated-DNA--[protein]-cysteine S-methyltransferase produces the protein MTNIPYAQLDSPVGQLLLTADESGSLTSLSVPGQKGGRTVQPDWHPAPELFRDAREQLAAYFAGELKEFELELKASGTAFREQVWDALDSVPYGATTTYGEIAARIGASRAAVRAVGGAIGANPLLIVRPCHRVIGADGSLTGYAGGLERKLQLLRLEGQ
- a CDS encoding DNA-3-methyladenine glycosylase 2 family protein translates to MDEETRYGAVRSRDARFDGEFFFAVETTGIYCRPSCPAVTPKRENVRFYATAAAAQSSGFRACRRCRPDAVPGSAEWNVRADVVGRAMRMIGDGVVDREGVAGLAARLGYSARQVQRQLTAEVGAGPVALARAQRAHTARVLLQTTELPITEIAFAAGFASVRQFNDTIRTGYASTPTELRAAAPRRGAASRRAATPSAGIPLRLAYRGPYQAAEVFDLLAAEAVAGVEEVTGGAGFRTYRRTLRLPYGTGIVAVGERPSGASAHAGGWLDARLHLTDLRDLTTAVQRLRRLLDLDSDPYAVDERLGADERLAPLVAARPGLRSPGAADPEELAVRALVGRDEAERLVREYGKSLDAPCGTLTHVFPEPAALAETGGTLGALATALADGSLRLDPGADREEAQATLLALPGMDPRTVAVIRTRALGDPDAAPPDEDVPDAWRPWRSYALHHLRAAGQTPPTASELEEHRS